From the genome of Halomonas sp. 1513, one region includes:
- a CDS encoding Na(+)/H(+) antiporter subunit B (subunit B of antiporter complex involved in resistance to high concentrations of Na+, K+, Li+ and/or alkali): MVKSGTIILNTAARLLMPLQLLFSVFLLLRGHDEPGGGFIAGLVAAGAFILYLFAFGVSATKEVLRMVDPRDLIGMGLLLGTLSILPAWFVGEPFFTAQWWEIPGIDFKASTPLIFDIGVYLAVLGTLLAAIMTLMEVDKDEP; encoded by the coding sequence ATGGTTAAGTCGGGTACCATCATTCTGAATACCGCCGCACGGCTGTTGATGCCGCTGCAGCTGCTGTTCTCGGTGTTCCTGCTGCTGCGCGGTCACGATGAGCCGGGCGGCGGGTTCATCGCCGGCCTGGTCGCGGCAGGGGCCTTCATCCTCTATCTGTTCGCCTTCGGGGTCTCGGCGACCAAGGAAGTGCTGCGCATGGTCGATCCCCGCGACCTGATCGGCATGGGGCTGCTGCTGGGCACGCTGTCGATCCTGCCGGCCTGGTTCGTCGGCGAGCCGTTCTTCACCGCCCAGTGGTGGGAGATTCCCGGCATCGACTTCAAGGCCTCGACGCCGTTGATCTTCGATATCGGCGTCTACCTGGCGGTACTGGGCACCCTGCTGGCGGCGATCATGACGCTGATGGAGGTGGACAAGGATGAGCCCTGA
- a CDS encoding Na+/H+ antiporter subunit C: protein MEPLMALAIGLLYATAIYMMLRRSIVKLVIGLMLLSNAANLLIFTSAGMTRGAPPLIPEGALAPAGQVADPLPQALVLTAIVIAFGVLAFAVVLIRRAYEIVKADDLDKMKDTDT from the coding sequence ATGGAACCGCTGATGGCGCTCGCCATAGGCCTGCTCTACGCCACCGCGATCTACATGATGCTGCGGCGTTCCATCGTCAAGTTGGTGATCGGCCTGATGCTGCTCTCCAACGCCGCCAACCTGCTGATCTTCACCTCGGCGGGGATGACCCGCGGCGCGCCGCCGCTGATCCCCGAGGGCGCCCTGGCGCCGGCCGGCCAGGTGGCCGATCCCTTGCCCCAGGCGCTGGTGCTGACGGCGATCGTGATCGCCTTCGGCGTGCTGGCCTTTGCCGTGGTACTGATTCGCCGCGCCTATGAAATCGTCAAGGCCGATGATCTGGACAAGATGAAGGATACCGACACGTGA
- a CDS encoding Na+/H+ antiporter subunit D, with protein sequence MRPEVALPVIIPLLSGAISLLFWRSRPMQRFIAVAGTLALLVVGLWLITSVSREGYVVIHMGSWQAPYGISLVADMLSAIMILLTGIIGLGLAIYSLASTGPNHEKFGFYPLMHLLLAGVAGAFLTGDIFNLYVWFEVMLVASFALLILGGEKAQMEGAIKYVTLNLLASVIFLTAIGLTYGMVGTLNMADIGQRLAEAENQGMVEVLAIMFMIAFGIKAAAFPLFFWLPASYHTPPVAVSALFAGLLTKVGVYSLFRVFTLMFDQTMDYVQDILLWGAALTMVTGVLGAAAQYEFRRILSFHIVSQIGYMILGLALFTPLALAGGIFAVMHNIIVKTNLFLISGITHRLQGTYQLKKMGGLFKERPWLSVAFFLSAFSLAGVPPLSGFFAKFVIVRAGIEAEAYVVTAVALAVGLMTLYSMVKIWNEVFWKKLPEDNLVPENTTPSGDEGRLVKSSLGLMYLPVAILALFAVLIGVFAQPLMEMMLMAGEQLMNPQGYMDAVLGEDRTVLLRDALEVSP encoded by the coding sequence GTGAGGCCCGAAGTCGCACTCCCCGTTATCATTCCGCTGCTGTCCGGCGCGATCTCGCTGCTGTTCTGGCGCTCGCGGCCCATGCAACGCTTTATCGCCGTGGCGGGCACCCTGGCGCTGCTGGTGGTGGGCCTGTGGTTGATCACCAGCGTGTCCCGCGAGGGCTATGTGGTGATCCACATGGGCAGCTGGCAGGCGCCCTACGGGATCAGCCTGGTGGCCGATATGCTCAGCGCGATCATGATCCTGCTGACCGGCATCATCGGCCTGGGGCTGGCGATCTATTCGCTGGCCTCGACCGGCCCCAACCATGAGAAGTTCGGCTTCTATCCGCTGATGCACCTGCTGCTGGCGGGGGTGGCCGGGGCCTTCCTGACCGGCGACATCTTCAACCTCTACGTGTGGTTCGAGGTGATGCTGGTGGCCTCCTTTGCGCTACTGATTCTCGGCGGCGAGAAGGCGCAGATGGAGGGGGCGATCAAGTACGTGACCCTCAACCTGCTGGCCTCGGTGATCTTCCTCACCGCCATCGGCCTTACCTACGGCATGGTCGGCACCCTCAACATGGCCGATATCGGCCAGCGCCTGGCCGAAGCCGAGAATCAGGGCATGGTCGAGGTGCTGGCGATCATGTTCATGATCGCCTTCGGCATCAAGGCCGCGGCCTTCCCGCTGTTCTTCTGGCTGCCGGCTTCGTATCACACGCCGCCGGTGGCGGTGTCGGCGCTGTTCGCCGGGCTGCTGACCAAGGTCGGGGTCTACTCGCTGTTCCGCGTGTTCACGCTGATGTTCGACCAGACCATGGACTATGTTCAGGACATCCTGCTGTGGGGCGCGGCCTTGACCATGGTCACCGGGGTGCTCGGCGCGGCGGCCCAGTACGAGTTCCGCCGCATCCTGTCGTTCCATATCGTCAGCCAGATCGGCTACATGATCCTGGGGCTGGCGCTGTTTACGCCGCTGGCCCTGGCCGGTGGGATCTTCGCGGTGATGCACAACATCATCGTCAAGACCAATCTGTTCCTGATCAGCGGCATCACCCACCGACTGCAGGGCACCTACCAGCTCAAGAAGATGGGTGGGCTGTTCAAGGAGCGTCCGTGGCTGTCGGTGGCGTTCTTCCTGTCGGCCTTCTCGCTGGCCGGGGTGCCGCCGCTGTCGGGCTTCTTCGCCAAGTTCGTGATCGTGCGCGCCGGCATTGAAGCCGAAGCCTATGTGGTCACCGCGGTGGCGCTGGCGGTGGGCTTGATGACCCTCTACTCGATGGTCAAGATCTGGAACGAAGTGTTCTGGAAAAAGCTGCCAGAGGATAATCTGGTGCCGGAGAACACCACGCCCAGTGGTGATGAGGGGCGTCTGGTCAAGAGTTCGCTGGGGTTGATGTACCTGCCGGTGGCGATCCTGGCGCTGTTCGCGGTGCTCATCGGCGTCTTCGCCCAGCCGCTGATGGAGATGATGCTGATGGCCGGTGAACAGCTGATGAACCCTCAAGGCTACATGGATGCGGTGCTGGGCGAGGATCGCACCGTGCTGCTGCGTGACGCCCTGGAGGTGAGCCCATGA
- a CDS encoding Na+/H+ antiporter subunit E produces MTGAIWNLLLALAWVILGGEFTGINLVVGLIFGYATLVLIEPQVPALKGYPGRVPMIIMFIGFFIKELIMANMRVAFDILTPPWHMQPGVIAMPLKAETELEITMVANLISLTPGTLSLDVSDDKRVLYIHAMFLDNEEELRKSLQEMESRALALFR; encoded by the coding sequence ATGACCGGTGCGATCTGGAATCTGCTGCTGGCGCTGGCCTGGGTGATCCTGGGCGGCGAGTTCACCGGCATCAATCTGGTGGTGGGGTTGATCTTCGGCTATGCCACCCTGGTGCTGATCGAGCCCCAAGTGCCGGCGCTCAAGGGCTATCCCGGGCGCGTGCCCATGATCATCATGTTCATCGGCTTCTTCATCAAGGAGCTGATCATGGCCAATATGCGCGTGGCGTTCGATATCCTGACCCCGCCCTGGCATATGCAGCCAGGGGTTATCGCGATGCCGCTCAAGGCCGAGACCGAGCTCGAGATCACCATGGTGGCCAACCTGATTTCGCTGACCCCGGGCACCCTGAGCCTGGATGTCTCAGACGACAAGCGGGTGCTCTATATTCACGCCATGTTCCTCGACAACGAAGAGGAGCTGCGCAAAAGCCTGCAAGAGATGGAGAGTCGTGCGCTGGCACTGTTCCGCTGA
- a CDS encoding pH regulation protein F, whose protein sequence is MDTVILISQVLMGLAMILAFVRLVRGPSLPDRVVALELFASIIVGLVGVHAISSDLSSFLDAAIVIALMAFLSAIGFARFLERGGPRDD, encoded by the coding sequence TTGGATACCGTGATCCTGATAAGCCAGGTGTTGATGGGCCTGGCGATGATTCTCGCCTTCGTGCGCCTGGTGCGCGGCCCCAGCCTCCCCGACCGGGTGGTGGCACTGGAGCTGTTTGCCAGCATCATCGTCGGCCTGGTCGGCGTGCATGCGATCAGCTCCGACCTGTCGAGTTTTCTCGATGCGGCGATCGTGATCGCCTTGATGGCGTTCCTGTCTGCCATCGGCTTTGCTCGTTTCCTGGAACGTGGAGGACCCCGCGATGATTGA
- a CDS encoding Na+/H+ antiporter subunit G codes for MIEVIKGTLIIVGALFMLLASLGILRLPDLLTRMHATTKAAALGVILVMLAVAMHFAEVGVVARAFAIITFILMTAPVAAHVIGRAGYFVGSKLWSGTVKDELKPNYDPLTHELKSGLETEANAARQPKHTDKP; via the coding sequence ATGATTGAAGTGATCAAGGGCACGCTGATCATCGTCGGTGCGCTGTTCATGCTGCTGGCATCGCTGGGCATCCTGCGCTTGCCGGATCTGCTGACGCGCATGCACGCCACCACCAAGGCGGCGGCACTGGGCGTGATCCTGGTGATGCTGGCGGTCGCCATGCATTTCGCCGAGGTGGGCGTGGTGGCGCGGGCTTTCGCCATCATCACCTTCATCCTGATGACCGCGCCGGTGGCCGCCCACGTGATTGGCCGTGCGGGCTACTTCGTCGGCTCCAAGCTGTGGAGCGGCACGGTCAAGGATGAGCTCAAGCCCAACTACGACCCACTGACCCATGAGCTCAAGAGCGGACTGGAAACCGAGGCCAACGCCGCGCGCCAGCCCAAGCATACCGACAAGCCCTGA
- a CDS encoding DUF2256 domain-containing protein, with the protein MRRTADLPSKQCEQCQRPYRWRRKWSRCWDEVRYCSERCRREARLARRRA; encoded by the coding sequence ATGCGTCGAACCGCCGATCTGCCCAGCAAGCAGTGCGAGCAGTGTCAGCGTCCCTACCGCTGGCGACGCAAGTGGTCGCGCTGCTGGGACGAGGTGCGCTACTGCAGTGAACGCTGTCGCCGAGAGGCGCGCCTCGCCAGGAGGCGGGCATGA
- a CDS encoding deoxyribodipyrimidine photolyase — protein sequence MSTAIVWLRHDLRVADNPLFSALEGATSLACVYVLDARELRDWAPGQAASRCGPARLRFLWQSLMALRGELLKRGSDLLVRIGDPPEVLAELALRLDAKRLLVRDEPGSEERAQLDRLTELLDGTCRLERCESGMLFTRAQLPFADDALPASFSAFRRQMERDWQVAAPLPAPVTLPLWPDGAPRGLPPLDQVCERASAWRPSDAAGLVVEGGEAAAHARLDHYLWDSNAVATYKATRNGLLGADFSTRFSPWLAHGCLSARQVHAEVRAWEAEHGANESSYWVIFELLWRDYFHWAAWQDGATLFGTAQLPSPDASVLAWCEGRTEVPFIDAAMRELASSGWISNRARQNVASFLVKDVGGDWRLGAAWFEHCLIDYDASSNWGNWRHVAGIGRDPRQDRYFNVLKQARQYDPQGHYVAHWLPALAALPPGPARHQPWQAAPERFAAPRVEPAAWREWRIPALGGAEPVQPDE from the coding sequence ATGAGCACCGCCATCGTGTGGCTGCGCCACGACCTGCGGGTGGCGGACAATCCGCTCTTCAGCGCCCTGGAGGGTGCCACGTCGTTGGCCTGCGTGTATGTGCTGGATGCCCGAGAGCTGCGTGATTGGGCGCCGGGCCAGGCCGCCAGTCGCTGCGGCCCGGCGCGGCTGCGCTTCCTGTGGCAGAGCCTGATGGCCCTGCGCGGTGAGCTGCTCAAGCGCGGCAGCGATCTGCTGGTACGCATCGGCGACCCGCCCGAGGTGCTTGCCGAGCTGGCCCTGCGGCTGGACGCCAAGCGGCTGCTGGTGCGCGATGAGCCCGGCAGTGAAGAGCGTGCCCAACTCGATCGGCTAACGGAGCTGCTCGACGGCACCTGTCGGCTCGAGCGTTGCGAGTCGGGTATGCTGTTCACGCGCGCGCAGCTGCCCTTCGCTGACGATGCCCTGCCGGCCTCTTTCTCGGCCTTTCGCCGGCAGATGGAGCGTGACTGGCAGGTGGCGGCCCCCCTGCCGGCACCGGTGACGCTGCCGCTGTGGCCGGATGGCGCGCCGCGCGGACTGCCGCCCCTCGACCAGGTCTGCGAGCGGGCCTCGGCGTGGCGCCCGAGTGATGCCGCCGGCCTGGTAGTGGAGGGGGGCGAGGCCGCCGCCCACGCCAGGCTCGATCACTACCTCTGGGACAGCAATGCGGTAGCCACCTACAAGGCGACTCGCAACGGGCTGCTGGGGGCGGATTTCTCGACGCGCTTTTCGCCGTGGCTGGCCCACGGTTGCCTGTCGGCACGCCAAGTACATGCCGAGGTGCGCGCCTGGGAGGCCGAGCATGGCGCCAACGAGTCGAGCTACTGGGTGATTTTCGAACTGCTGTGGCGCGACTACTTCCACTGGGCCGCCTGGCAGGATGGCGCAACGCTGTTCGGTACGGCACAGCTGCCGTCGCCCGATGCCAGCGTGCTGGCCTGGTGTGAGGGCCGCACCGAGGTACCCTTCATCGATGCCGCCATGCGCGAGCTGGCCAGCAGCGGCTGGATCTCCAACCGCGCTCGCCAGAACGTGGCCAGCTTCCTGGTCAAGGATGTCGGCGGCGACTGGCGGCTGGGGGCGGCCTGGTTCGAGCACTGCCTGATCGACTACGACGCCAGCAGCAACTGGGGCAACTGGCGCCACGTAGCCGGGATCGGCCGTGATCCGCGCCAGGATCGCTATTTCAACGTGCTCAAGCAGGCGCGCCAATACGATCCTCAGGGGCACTATGTGGCGCACTGGTTGCCGGCACTGGCCGCGCTGCCGCCGGGGCCGGCCCGCCATCAGCCCTGGCAGGCAGCTCCCGAGCGCTTTGCGGCGCCGCGGGTCGAGCCGGCGGCCTGGCGCGAGTGGCGCATCCCGGCGTTGGGTGGTGCCGAGCCGGTGCAGCCGGATGAGTAA
- a CDS encoding murein transglycosylase — protein sequence MRKLFFTSLVFTMLAGCQSGAQMAPPAAADDAEPQASETASDSGAASASSASNGADNGAERPASFTAWVDAFRRHARSEGISQATLDEAFAEVRYQPRIIELDRSQPEFVRPIWEYLDTAVSSTRINQGRDKLAEHRDTAREMEQRYGVPAEIVVAIWGIESNYGGNFGSFSTIDALATLGYDGRRQSFARGELMAALRIIEQGDIAAEQMVGSWAGAMGHTQFIPSSFEAYAEDGDGDGRRDIWGSIPDVMASTANYLARAGWQRGQPWGVEVELGSDFDYSQADDTRLSSREWAERGVRPVNGGSLPDFREAAVVVPAGASGPAFLVGPNYRAILRYNNATSYALAVGTLADQIAGRSGVVQGWPRSEQPLTRSQVRELQERLNAAGFDTGTPDGVFGPNTRSGLRSYQRAEGLVPDGFATVSLLERLQRR from the coding sequence ATGCGTAAGCTTTTCTTCACTTCACTGGTGTTCACCATGCTTGCCGGCTGCCAGTCCGGCGCCCAGATGGCGCCGCCGGCCGCCGCCGACGACGCCGAGCCTCAGGCCAGCGAGACCGCCTCCGACAGCGGCGCGGCATCGGCCAGCAGCGCATCCAACGGCGCTGACAACGGCGCCGAGCGTCCGGCCAGTTTCACGGCCTGGGTCGACGCATTTCGCCGCCATGCGCGCAGCGAAGGGATCTCCCAGGCGACCCTCGACGAGGCCTTCGCCGAGGTGCGCTACCAGCCGCGCATCATCGAGCTCGACAGGTCGCAGCCGGAGTTCGTGAGGCCGATCTGGGAATACCTCGACACCGCGGTCTCCTCGACGCGCATCAACCAGGGTCGCGACAAGCTCGCCGAGCACCGCGACACCGCCCGCGAGATGGAGCAGCGCTACGGCGTGCCGGCCGAGATCGTGGTGGCGATCTGGGGCATCGAGAGCAACTACGGCGGTAATTTCGGCAGCTTCTCGACCATCGATGCGCTGGCCACCCTGGGCTACGACGGCCGCCGCCAGAGCTTCGCCCGCGGCGAGCTGATGGCGGCGCTGCGCATCATCGAGCAGGGTGATATCGCCGCCGAGCAGATGGTCGGCTCTTGGGCCGGCGCCATGGGCCACACTCAGTTCATCCCCTCGAGCTTCGAAGCCTACGCCGAGGACGGCGACGGCGACGGGCGCCGCGATATCTGGGGCAGTATTCCCGACGTCATGGCCTCCACCGCCAACTACCTGGCGCGGGCCGGCTGGCAGCGCGGCCAGCCGTGGGGCGTCGAGGTCGAGCTGGGCAGCGACTTCGACTACTCCCAGGCCGACGATACCCGCTTGAGCAGCCGTGAGTGGGCCGAGCGCGGGGTGCGCCCGGTGAACGGCGGCAGCCTGCCCGACTTCCGCGAGGCGGCGGTGGTGGTGCCGGCGGGGGCCAGCGGCCCGGCGTTCCTGGTCGGCCCTAACTATCGGGCGATCCTGCGCTACAACAACGCTACCAGCTATGCGCTGGCGGTGGGCACCCTGGCCGATCAGATCGCCGGGCGCAGCGGCGTGGTGCAGGGCTGGCCGCGCAGCGAACAGCCGCTGACCCGCAGCCAGGTGCGCGAGCTGCAGGAGCGTCTCAATGCTGCCGGCTTCGACACCGGCACCCCGGATGGCGTGTTCGGCCCCAATACTCGCAGCGGGCTGCGCAGCTACCAGCGCGCCGAAGGGCTGGTGCCCGACGGCTTTGCCACCGTCAGCCTGCTGGAGCGCCTGCAGCGGCGCTAG
- a CDS encoding 16S rRNA (uracil(1498)-N(3))-methyltransferase, whose protein sequence is MNLILLAEDEWQADGRAHIADPRRLRHLREVHRAAPGDELTLGRLGGGIGRGRLTRLDAEGAWFECNALDQPPPPALDIELILALPRPRMLARSLEHVTALGVKRITLLHTRRVEKSYWQSPELAADKIHQHLLLGLEQARDTVLPEVRLATRFKPFVEDNLADEIAGRRALLAHPGMPAACPRGIDAPATLLVGPEGGFIPYEVEQLLAAGCEGIHLGPRILRVETAVVALLARLG, encoded by the coding sequence ATGAACCTGATACTGCTCGCAGAAGACGAATGGCAGGCCGATGGCCGGGCGCACATCGCCGACCCGCGGCGCCTGCGCCACCTGCGCGAGGTGCACCGCGCCGCCCCCGGCGACGAGCTGACCCTGGGCCGGCTGGGCGGCGGCATTGGCCGCGGCCGCTTGACCCGGCTCGACGCCGAGGGCGCCTGGTTCGAGTGCAATGCCCTCGACCAGCCGCCGCCCCCGGCGCTGGACATCGAATTGATCCTGGCCCTGCCGCGCCCACGCATGCTGGCGCGCAGCCTGGAGCACGTCACCGCGCTGGGCGTCAAGCGCATCACCCTGCTGCATACCCGGCGCGTCGAGAAGAGCTACTGGCAGTCGCCGGAGCTGGCCGCCGACAAGATCCATCAGCACCTGCTGCTGGGCCTTGAGCAGGCCCGCGATACGGTGCTGCCCGAGGTGCGCCTGGCGACCCGCTTCAAGCCCTTCGTCGAGGATAACCTGGCCGATGAGATCGCCGGGCGCCGGGCGCTGCTGGCGCATCCCGGCATGCCAGCGGCCTGCCCGCGAGGCATTGACGCGCCGGCCACCCTGCTGGTCGGCCCCGAGGGCGGTTTCATCCCCTACGAGGTCGAGCAGCTGCTGGCCGCCGGCTGCGAGGGCATTCATCTCGGCCCGCGTATCCTGCGCGTCGAGACCGCGGTGGTGGCACTGCTGGCGCGGCTCGGCTGA
- a CDS encoding polyhydroxyalkanoate synthesis repressor PhaR encodes MRVIRKYANRRLYDTEQSRYVTLEDLRGLILDEVPFRVEDAKSGEDLTRTILLSIIIEQEQADGESEVFSNDLLEQLIRVYAMSQPLPLARYLEQGTRLMMEQQQRMQDQWQQAMRHSPMELMRELAEENMRFWQQTINQGQQRKDDEE; translated from the coding sequence GTGCGCGTGATTCGCAAGTATGCCAACCGTCGTCTCTACGATACCGAGCAGAGCCGCTATGTGACCCTCGAGGACCTGCGCGGGCTGATTCTCGACGAGGTACCGTTCCGCGTCGAGGATGCCAAGAGCGGCGAGGATCTGACGCGGACCATCCTGCTCTCGATCATCATCGAGCAGGAGCAGGCCGACGGCGAGTCGGAGGTGTTCTCCAACGATCTGCTGGAGCAGTTGATTCGGGTCTACGCCATGTCCCAGCCGCTCCCCCTGGCGCGCTACCTGGAACAGGGCACCCGGCTGATGATGGAGCAGCAGCAGCGCATGCAGGATCAGTGGCAGCAGGCCATGCGTCACTCACCGATGGAACTGATGCGCGAGCTGGCCGAGGAGAACATGCGCTTCTGGCAGCAGACCATCAACCAGGGCCAGCAGCGCAAGGACGACGAGGAGTGA
- a CDS encoding phosphoribosylamine--glycine ligase, with the protein MKVLIIGGGGREHALAWKVAQSPAVERVFVAPGNAGTAGEPKLENVPVAADDLAGLEAFARQQDIALTIVGPEAPLVEGVVDRFQAAGLTIFGPSQAAAQLEGSKSFTKDFLARHAIPTADYATFTEITPALAYLAEKGAPIVIKADGLAAGKGVIVAMSEAEAEAAIRDMLEANAFGDAGARVVIEEFLDGEEASFIVMVDGKHVLPMATSQDHKRAHDGDTGPNTGGMGAYSPAPVVTPAVYERIMAQVIIPTVEGMAAEGHPYVGFLYAGLMIDAEGNPKVIEYNCRFGDPETQPIVLRLQSDLAALCLAATRGELDTARCEWDPRAAVGVVLAAGGYPGEYRKGDVIDGLEAAADSGCKVFHAGTASDAEGRVVTSGGRVLCVTALGDSVSQARDLAYRGAAAIDWPGVLLRRDIAYRAIAREA; encoded by the coding sequence ATGAAGGTTCTGATCATCGGCGGCGGTGGCCGCGAACACGCCCTGGCCTGGAAGGTCGCCCAGTCTCCCGCGGTGGAGCGGGTCTTCGTAGCGCCGGGCAATGCCGGTACCGCCGGCGAGCCCAAGCTCGAGAACGTGCCCGTGGCGGCCGACGACCTGGCCGGGCTCGAGGCCTTTGCCCGCCAGCAGGATATCGCGCTGACCATCGTTGGCCCCGAGGCGCCGCTGGTCGAGGGCGTGGTCGACCGCTTCCAGGCTGCCGGTCTGACCATCTTCGGCCCCAGCCAGGCCGCCGCCCAGCTCGAGGGCTCGAAGTCCTTCACCAAGGATTTCCTGGCCCGTCATGCGATCCCCACCGCCGACTACGCGACCTTCACCGAGATCACTCCCGCCTTGGCCTACCTGGCCGAGAAGGGCGCGCCGATCGTGATCAAGGCCGACGGCCTGGCGGCAGGCAAGGGCGTGATCGTGGCCATGAGCGAGGCCGAGGCCGAAGCGGCGATCCGCGACATGCTCGAGGCCAACGCCTTCGGCGATGCCGGGGCACGGGTGGTGATCGAGGAGTTCCTCGATGGCGAAGAGGCCAGCTTCATCGTCATGGTCGACGGCAAGCACGTGCTGCCGATGGCCACTAGCCAGGACCACAAGCGCGCCCACGATGGCGACACGGGCCCCAACACCGGTGGCATGGGCGCCTACTCGCCGGCCCCGGTGGTCACGCCGGCGGTCTACGAGCGCATCATGGCGCAGGTCATCATCCCCACCGTCGAGGGTATGGCCGCCGAAGGCCACCCCTACGTGGGTTTCCTGTATGCCGGCCTGATGATCGACGCCGAGGGCAATCCCAAGGTGATCGAGTACAACTGTCGCTTCGGCGACCCCGAGACCCAGCCGATCGTGCTGCGCCTGCAGTCCGACCTGGCGGCGCTGTGCCTGGCCGCCACCCGCGGCGAGCTGGACACGGCGCGCTGCGAGTGGGACCCGCGCGCGGCGGTGGGCGTGGTGCTGGCCGCCGGCGGCTACCCGGGCGAGTATCGCAAGGGTGACGTGATCGACGGCCTCGAGGCCGCCGCGGATAGCGGCTGCAAGGTCTTTCACGCCGGCACCGCCAGCGATGCCGAGGGGCGCGTGGTAACCAGCGGTGGCCGTGTGCTGTGCGTCACCGCGCTGGGCGACAGCGTCTCCCAGGCGCGCGACCTGGCCTACCGCGGCGCGGCGGCCATCGACTGGCCCGGGGTGCTGCTGCGTCGCGATATCGCCTATCGTGCCATTGCCCGCGAGGCCTAA
- a CDS encoding phosphoribulokinase gives MSREYPVIAVTGSSGAGTTTVRRTFERMFAREDVHAAFVDGDAFHRYTRDELARMFREEPERTDELSHFAVEANLLDRLETLLQEYGEQGTGTYRHYIHAEDKRMIEGGHQVGTFTDWQPLPCGTDLLFYEGLHGGLVTADLDIARHVDLLVGVAPTMNLEWIQKIDRDTKLRGYSQEAVIDTILGRMHDYVRYIQPQFSRTHINFQRVPTVDTSNPFEVQDIPTDAESFVVIRFRDPSAVDFPYLLAMIQDAFMSRPHTLVVPGSRMPLAMELILAPLVRHLLAQRRFR, from the coding sequence ATGTCCCGCGAGTATCCGGTCATCGCGGTGACCGGCTCGTCAGGCGCCGGCACCACCACGGTGCGGCGCACCTTCGAGCGCATGTTCGCCCGCGAGGACGTGCATGCCGCCTTCGTCGACGGTGACGCCTTCCATCGCTATACCCGCGACGAACTGGCGCGCATGTTCCGCGAGGAGCCGGAGCGCACCGATGAGCTGTCGCACTTCGCCGTGGAGGCCAATCTCCTCGACCGCCTCGAGACGCTGCTGCAGGAGTACGGCGAGCAGGGCACCGGCACCTATCGGCACTATATTCACGCCGAGGACAAGCGCATGATCGAAGGCGGGCACCAGGTCGGCACCTTCACCGACTGGCAGCCGCTGCCCTGCGGTACCGACCTGCTGTTCTACGAAGGGCTGCACGGCGGCCTGGTGACCGCCGACCTGGATATCGCCCGCCACGTCGACCTGCTGGTGGGGGTGGCGCCGACCATGAACCTGGAGTGGATCCAGAAGATCGATCGTGACACCAAGCTGCGCGGCTACTCCCAGGAAGCGGTGATCGACACCATCCTGGGGCGCATGCACGACTATGTGCGCTACATTCAGCCGCAGTTCTCGCGTACCCATATCAATTTCCAGCGCGTTCCCACCGTGGACACCTCCAACCCTTTCGAGGTGCAGGATATTCCCACCGACGCCGAGTCGTTCGTGGTGATCCGCTTCCGCGACCCCTCGGCGGTGGATTTCCCCTACCTGCTGGCAATGATCCAGGACGCCTTCATGAGCCGGCCGCACACCCTGGTCGTCCCCGGTTCGCGGATGCCGCTGGCCATGGAGTTGATCCTGGCTCCCCTGGTACGCCACCTGCTCGCCCAGCGGCGCTTTCGTTGA
- a CDS encoding histidine triad nucleotide-binding protein, with translation MSTLFSKIIDREVPADIVYEDDQVLAFHDINPQAPTHILIIPKKPIATLNDLTEEDQALVGRLPLVAAKLAKQLGFADEGYRVVMNCNENGGQTVYHIHMHLMGGRRFTWPAG, from the coding sequence ATGTCTACCCTGTTCAGCAAGATCATCGATCGTGAGGTTCCCGCCGATATCGTCTACGAAGACGACCAGGTGCTGGCCTTTCACGACATCAATCCCCAGGCCCCGACCCATATCCTGATCATCCCCAAGAAGCCGATCGCTACCCTCAATGATCTCACCGAGGAGGATCAGGCCCTGGTAGGGCGCCTGCCGCTGGTCGCGGCCAAGCTGGCCAAGCAGCTGGGGTTTGCCGACGAGGGCTATCGGGTAGTGATGAACTGCAATGAAAATGGCGGCCAGACGGTCTACCATATACACATGCACCTGATGGGCGGTCGCCGCTTCACTTGGCCGGCTGGCTAG